The genomic region AATGTCACCAATCTCGGGTTTAGGCATGAGCAGTTGTGCCTTGGGCGAAAATCTCTTGACGGGACATGGCTGCTCTTTACGAGGGAAAACCGGGAATGCTGGTGTGATGCTGGTCTCTCCTCGGCCACCAGATATCTGGCGGTGAGACCCGAGGTCCCTTTGCTATAACTTTCAGCTGAAGGGCTGAAAGTTGAACTAGAAGACGTCTATTGATCGAAACTATTGATGTTAGCTGTTGACACGGTGTTAGAGAGGAAGTGTTTGATTTTGTGGAactggggaggtgaaggctgCTCATCTGTGCAAAGGCGAAGCCTGGAACATCTCCCGTGTAGCAACACCTCTGCCAGCTCTTGAGGCGGTGAGAAGACGATTATTTTCTAGAATATAGTTGGAAAAGGTGAGGCACCCCATAAGGTGACCAGATTGGAACAGCCACCAAGGTCTGCCGAGTGTTGAGGACGTTAGTCGAGGTAGGGTGAAATGGCTGTCTGGTCGTCTTGCCACCTTCAGTCAAGCCATCAGACTAGACTCGATAACAGAAATGCGGCGAATGGTGTACTCCACAGGTTCTCCATATCTGGACGAGATTTGAGAACCACCGAGGGACTTGGGCCCTGAATCAAGGTAGCGGAGGCCGAACGGAGAACTGCTATGCTTGAAACTGGCGAGGCAGATTGATGAGGTTTGGATGTCCATGTTCGAAATATGGGCCTAGAAAGATCTTAGGGTGACGGTACGAACGCTGCGGAGACTTTATGGAGTTCGATATTGAAACTCTGGTTCGGTGCCGGCTTGCGTGATTCCGGAGATGAGGGTCACCAGGGTGTAGGCAAGTTGATATCGGAGGCCCTGAacttccaaaaaaaaaatattaaagttcAGTCAAGCATTGACCAGACATGCCTTTTATGGAATAGAGATCAGACTAAGATCCCGGTTCAGATGGATGTCGTGGTGGCTTGGTCCGATATTTAACGGTTCCAGATGGAACATGGGCACGGGCACGGGCGATATCCCAAGGAACTGGAACCAGGGGAAATGTCCTAGAACCGGCAGTTTAGTTTGATGCTAGCACGAgtgaaggaaaaaaagacccGAGTGTGGCTGATGGGATGGCCATGACTCCTTGACCGTAGTGCGGTAGATGTGAAGCCTGGTCCTATGACAAACGGGATATGCACCCGAGGAGAGGGCACCGTTCACGGAGGGGCTTTAGCGAAAAGCCTGCCAAGATCCATTTCCTCAAACTCGATGGGGTGGAAATGCCTAATCCGTAGTTATGAGGGCGATGAGGCAATGCGGAGGAATTAGATACCGCCCTTCGGAATTTAGCACTGGGTTGGAGATTCGGGTCccgtgttgatgctggtaTGGGACGGCGTCCTCCCAGAGCGGTTCATCTGGGATGAGAACATCATTTTATGGTAGATTGAGGCATTGAAATGATAGTGTATGATCAAGCCGAAGCAACCATGTGTTGTAAGACCACGAGCGTCTCTCCACGTGGTAAGCTTTGAGATGTGTTGGGTGAAGGACAAAAAGGGACAGGGACAGGGCCACAACTCTTGGCTCTGTCATGAGAGAGAGCCAATCAGTCAGCCTTATCGTCGGTAGCCAATGGGGACTGTCCATTTCAGAAAACAGTGGGTCGAAAGTGGCACTGCAAGTACCCAAAGTACCCTTGTCGGTTGTGCCGCCGTAGGGCTCTCACCCAGGGCGCGCTCACTGTCGCGAAGTTCCCCGCGCCTCTGGGCTGTTGGAACCTGGTCATTCCGTTGGCCGTTGGCGATTTACTCGGATGGCGGATGGTGTTAGCATTTCGCTTCTTTGCTAAAACCCgtccaactccctcaccatgCCGGTGACCGACCCGGTGACTGTGAATACCTTCATCAGTTCCCTCCGGCCTGGTCTGGCCGTCCCCGCGTGACATCACCGCCTGCGCGCTCAGGTCCCCCCCGCCATCAGCCAAAAGgcatccatcctcctcgtgcCCGCCTGGCGGCTGTGAGTTCATTCAGCTCGCTCTCCAAATCTCACCCCGCCATCTCACTCACCTCATTCACACAACCAACTGTCTTTTCTTTCATCAACACTCATCAAGGCGATTCATGGTGGCAAGCGAGGTCCACATGGGTATAACTTGCAGCATAGACACGGTCGAGTCTGACAGCGATGCTGAAAAAAATAATATGCAAGTCCCCGAAGAAACGCACCCGCACTCAGTCAATATCACCTACACGGCGCTGGTTTACAAGATCGATGGCTGACCTGTTCGTCCACAGGCCCGACGTTGTGAGTGAAGCTAGCGCAAGAAGCATGGCTGTAAGAAAGGCTCAAGGCTCTGGCGCTGAGTCCTGTACTCGGCTCAACGGGGTGTCTAATGGTAATGGAACTCGAGGTGAAGGCTGGATGGCTCAGTATGACTGCGTTGGGCCAATGGAGGCTGCTGCAAGAAGACGGAATCCAGAAATCGATTCATCAAGCCCCTGTCTCACAGATCAGCTTCATGCTTTCACTGGACGGACGTCTGAAGAAACAAAGAAACCAAAACCATGGTCGTTACGGAGTTCTTCAAGAAATGTGACGCTCTCAGCTCCGAGAGAGTTCTTTGACGCAGCAGATAAGGACATTGAGGGAACTATCACGACGTATGACGAGCTACGGAAGGCACTCAAGGACCACGAAGATGCACTTTCGTTTGAGAATACCTGCAGGATCAACGCTTCGGTGCTCGAGATCAAGGCCAACGCTAAGCTTCAGGCTCTCAAAAAGGACGACATCGAACGCTATTACACGCCAGCTCCGCCCAGGCAGGGGTTTCAGGGCCAGGAGCATCCTCGTTTCTACGGAGATCATTTCCTTTCCAACATCGACTTAATTCAACAAACCCAACTTTTCAGTCTCTTCCGCGCCATGCCCAAAGGTGCTCATCTTCATATTCACTTCAACGCTAACCTATTACCAAACTTTTTACTTGATATTGCGAAGGAGATGACCCGCATGTATATTTGGTGCAACATGCCACTGGTGAATGACAAGGGGCAGGTAGACCGGACCGCTTTGGATCGATGCCGGGTACAATTCAGTATTATGAACGAAGCGGCAGTGAAGGAGCGAGGCGAGGGCAATATTTTTGATGCCGCTTACCAAAACAGGACTGTGATGCAGTTCTCTAGGTTTCGGGAAGAATTCCGTCGGAGGTACGCCCAGGAGGACGTTGACAGAGTTGATAAATGGCTACAAAACAAGCTGGtctttgaagaagaggaggcccACGGTTTGCTTCAAACAGCAAAAGGGTACGTAGACTCCGTTTCCTTGTGAAACCATTGCTAACCAGCAGTACAGGGCATGGGAAAAGTTCAACGCGAGAACGCAAATGATGAAGGGCCTCTTCAACTATAAAAGTGCATACGCAAGATATACACGCCATTGCTTAGAGGAGTTCGCCGATGACAACATCCAGTACGCCGAGATCCGTGTGAATTTCATGTCGACAAACCAAGTATGGGAAGATGACGGGTCCAAAAAACTTGACAATGAAGGAATCACAGATCTGATTATCGATCAATACGAGAAATTCCAACGCCAGCATCAACGAAAAGTAGTTCAGGGGCTCAAGATCATCTATTGCACGCCACGGTCATTCGACACCGAGCAGGTGGAAGAGTCGCTTCACGAGTGTCTCGAGTTCAAGCTCAAAGAGAAGTACTCAAACTACATTGCCGGTTTTGACTTGGTTGGCGAAGAAGGCAAAGGTCACCCCTTACATTATTTCACAAAGCAGCTGCTTCGATTCCAGAAAGCCTGTCGGCTAGCAGGAACCTCCATACCGCTTTTGTTGCACTGCGGTGAGACTCTGGATCATGGCGATGAGACGGACAGAAACCTGCTTGATGCTCTCCTGCTCGGGTCCAAGCGGATTGGCCACGGGTTTGCCCTGCCGCGGCATCCTTTTATTATGGAGCAGATGAAACAACACAGCATCTGTGTGGAAGTGTGCCCAATATCGAACGAGATACTGGGACTCACGCCGAGAATAAGCGGGCACTCTGTGTACAACCTGCTGGCTAATAATGTCCACTGCACTGTGAGCACCGACAACGGGACACTATTTAGGTAGGTTTCCTTTGATATTGTCTCTCGCCAGGTATGCTGACGTGCTCTAGATCGCGATTATCACACGACTTTTACCAAGTACTGGCAGGAAAGGCAGACATGACGCTCCATGGACTTCGGCAGCTGATTGAGTGGAGTCTTGAGCACTCGTGCATGGATGCaaaggagagggaaaaggtgCATACCGCTTGGCTCCACATGTGGGAGAAGTTTTGTCTGAGGATTGTCAAGGGTGAATTTGACCAACCGCAACAGCGAAGAGACGGCGAGGCTACCTTGGGGGTGGCTGGAAACGAGAAAAAGACAGCTGCTATGCCCGGCCCATGATTCTTGGCCTCTCCCAGGGCCAGTAGAGACATGGAGAAACAGGAAGAAAGGTTTCGGGCGGTAGAATATGACAGGTATATGACAAAGACAGCAATGTGTCTGGTTGGGGTTTGTTTTGCAATCATGTCATGGTTCACGGTCATAAACGGGATTTAAACGGTAGGACAGGGCACAGGGGGTatatgacgatgatgatacCATGTTTGGGAACAGATTAAGATTTTCTGGGCCTTCTTTGTTTATGACAGGCTCTGCTCACGGGCCGCGAGGCCATGTTTGGGGGTCGGGATGGAAGAAGCGATACATGTCACATTCGTGAGTCCTTCTTAGGAGGCAGGGTTGGTTCATGGGTTTACTGGGCTGGTTTACTGGGCGAGTTACACACTGGGTTGTTAGACGGGCAAAACAACGGTTGACGGGGACAATGGAAATGGATTTGGAGTTTATGGCATTACTCACCTCAACTTCACCTTGGTCATTTCTCACAGCCAGCAACCAGTTTCAAGGGGATACCCGGATGACTGAGATGACAGATCAAACTTTTCTCCTTTCTTCGGCCCTCTTCCCTTTGTCACTGTCAACCTTTACTCAATTCCCACCTGATCTCTCACGCCTGTTATCGACAAAGCGATCAGGCTGCCAGAGCCTCATGAGCAGTCCGTCAAATCAGGTACGTCTCCATTTTAGGCCGCCCCGCATTTACATTGCCATACAACTGTTGGCTGCATCATGTTTGCACCTTCGCTCGGATTTGCG from Podospora bellae-mahoneyi strain CBS 112042 chromosome 4, whole genome shotgun sequence harbors:
- a CDS encoding hypothetical protein (COG:F; EggNog:ENOG503NWQQ) gives rise to the protein MLKKIICKSPKKRTRTQSISPTRRWFTRSMADLFVHRPDVVSEASARSMAVRKAQGSGAESCTRLNGVSNGNGTRGEGWMAQYDCVGPMEAAARRRNPEIDSSSPCLTDQLHAFTGRTSEETKKPKPWSLRSSSRNVTLSAPREFFDAADKDIEGTITTYDELRKALKDHEDALSFENTCRINASVLEIKANAKLQALKKDDIERYYTPAPPRQGFQGQEHPRFYGDHFLSNIDLIQQTQLFSLFRAMPKGAHLHIHFNANLLPNFLLDIAKEMTRMYIWCNMPLVNDKGQVDRTALDRCRVQFSIMNEAAVKERGEGNIFDAAYQNRTVMQFSRFREEFRRRYAQEDVDRVDKWLQNKLVFEEEEAHGLLQTAKGAWEKFNARTQMMKGLFNYKSAYARYTRHCLEEFADDNIQYAEIRVNFMSTNQVWEDDGSKKLDNEGITDLIIDQYEKFQRQHQRKVVQGLKIIYCTPRSFDTEQVEESLHECLEFKLKEKYSNYIAGFDLVGEEGKGHPLHYFTKQLLRFQKACRLAGTSIPLLLHCGETLDHGDETDRNLLDALLLGSKRIGHGFALPRHPFIMEQMKQHSICVEVCPISNEILGLTPRISGHSVYNLLANNVHCTVSTDNGTLFRSRLSHDFYQVLAGKADMTLHGLRQLIEWSLEHSCMDAKEREKVHTAWLHMWEKFCLRIVKGEFDQPQQRRDGEATLGVAGNEKKTAAMPGP